A genomic region of Staphylococcus roterodami contains the following coding sequences:
- the accC gene encoding acetyl-CoA carboxylase biotin carboxylase subunit — protein sequence MKKVLIANRGEIAVRIIRACRDLGIQTVAIYSEGDKDALHTQIADEAYCVGPTLSKDSYLNIPNILSIATSTGCDGVHPGYGFLAENADFAELCEACQLKFIGPSYKSIQKMGIKDVAKAEMINANVPVVPGSDGLMKDVSEAKKIAKKIGYPVIIKATAGGGGKGIRVARDEKELETGFRMTEQEAQTAFGNGGLYMEKFIENFRHIEIQIVGDSYGNVIHLGERDCTIQRRMQKLVEEAPSPILDDETRREMGNAAVRAAKAVNYENAGTIEFIYDLNDNKFYFMEMNTRIQVEHPVTEMVTGIDLVKLQLQVAMGEVLPYKQEDIKLNGHAIEFRINAENPYKNFMPSPGKIEQYLAPGGYGVRIESACYTNYTIPPYYDSMVAKLIIHESTRDEAIMAGIRALSEFVVLGIDTTIPFHIKLLNNDIFRSGKFNTNFLEQNSIMNDEGQ from the coding sequence ATGAAAAAGGTTTTAATAGCAAATCGTGGTGAGATCGCAGTTAGGATTATCCGAGCATGTCGTGATTTAGGTATCCAAACTGTGGCAATCTATTCAGAAGGGGATAAGGATGCGCTACATACTCAAATTGCTGATGAAGCATATTGCGTTGGTCCCACTTTGTCTAAAGATTCGTATTTAAATATTCCAAATATCTTATCTATTGCAACATCTACAGGTTGCGATGGTGTGCATCCAGGTTACGGCTTCTTAGCAGAAAACGCTGATTTTGCAGAATTATGTGAAGCATGCCAATTGAAGTTCATAGGACCGAGTTATAAATCTATTCAAAAAATGGGTATTAAAGACGTTGCTAAAGCTGAAATGATTAATGCTAACGTACCAGTTGTTCCTGGTAGCGACGGTTTAATGAAAGACGTTTCAGAGGCAAAGAAAATTGCTAAAAAAATTGGATATCCAGTTATTATTAAAGCGACTGCTGGCGGTGGCGGTAAAGGTATCCGTGTTGCCCGTGATGAAAAAGAACTTGAAACTGGCTTCCGTATGACTGAACAAGAAGCACAAACTGCTTTTGGTAACGGTGGATTATATATGGAGAAATTCATCGAAAATTTCCGCCATATTGAAATTCAAATCGTCGGAGATAGTTATGGAAATGTCATACATTTGGGTGAACGTGATTGTACGATACAAAGACGAATGCAAAAATTAGTCGAAGAAGCACCTTCTCCAATATTAGACGATGAAACACGTCGCGAAATGGGTAATGCTGCAGTGCGCGCAGCTAAGGCAGTTAACTACGAAAATGCGGGTACTATTGAATTTATCTATGATTTAAATGATAACAAGTTTTATTTCATGGAAATGAATACTCGAATTCAAGTAGAACATCCAGTAACTGAGATGGTGACAGGAATTGATTTAGTAAAATTACAATTACAAGTTGCAATGGGTGAAGTATTACCTTATAAACAAGAAGATATTAAGTTAAATGGACATGCTATCGAGTTCAGAATAAACGCTGAAAATCCATATAAAAACTTTATGCCATCACCAGGTAAAATTGAGCAATATCTTGCACCAGGTGGATATGGTGTTCGAATAGAGTCTGCATGTTATACTAATTATACAATACCGCCATATTATGATTCGATGGTAGCAAAATTAATTATACATGAATCAACACGAGACGAAGCTATTATGGCAGGCATTCGTGCATTAAGTGAATTTGTGGTTCTTGGTATTGATACAACTATTCCATTCCATATCAAATTATTAAATAACGACATATTTAGAAGCGGTAAATTTAATACAAACTTTTTAGAGCAAAATAGTATTATGAATGATGAAGGTCAATAG
- the nusB gene encoding transcription antitermination factor NusB, translated as MSRKESRVQAFQTLFQLEMKDSDLTINEAISFIKDDNPDLDFEFIHWLVSGVKDHEPVLDETISPYLKDWTISRLLKTDRIILRMATYEILHSDTPSKVVMNEAVELTKQFSDDDHYKFVNGVLSNIKK; from the coding sequence ATGAGTCGTAAAGAATCCCGAGTACAAGCTTTTCAAACTTTATTTCAGTTAGAAATGAAAGACAGTGATTTAACGATAAATGAAGCAATTAGCTTTATTAAAGATGATAATCCAGACTTAGACTTTGAATTTATTCATTGGCTAGTTTCAGGTGTGAAAGATCATGAACCTGTATTAGATGAAACAATAAGTCCATATCTAAAGGATTGGACAATTTCACGTTTGCTAAAAACAGACAGAATTATTTTGAGAATGGCGACGTATGAAATATTGCATAGTGACACACCGTCAAAAGTTGTAATGAACGAAGCAGTTGAATTAACAAAGCAATTTAGTGACGATGATCATTATAAATTTGTAAACGGTGTATTAAGTAATATAAAAAAATAA
- a CDS encoding Xaa-Pro peptidase family protein: MSRISQVHRILEQKHLDAVIILSDFNRRYLSGFTGTSGALIISKDKQYLITDFRYIDQATAQAPDYKIVNRKSTIIDEVKELLHQENFENIGFEGHQVSYDTYLELNKSRLTLISISNAVDKIRDVKDKEEIALIQKAADIVDETYEYILTVAKAGMTEKELKAILESKMLELGADGPSFDTIVASGQRGALPHGVASDKVIEKGDMITLDFGAYYNGYCSDITRTFAIGEPNPKLKEIYQIVLESQMKAINEIKPGMTGAEADAISRDYLDSKGYGKEFGHSLGHGIGLEIHEGPMLARTIQDKLQVNNCVTVEPGVYIDGLGGIRIEDDILITENGCQVFTKCTKDLIVLT, from the coding sequence ATGAGTAGAATATCACAAGTGCATCGTATTTTAGAACAAAAACATTTAGATGCAGTTATTATACTTTCAGATTTTAATAGAAGATATTTATCAGGTTTTACTGGAACAAGTGGTGCGTTAATTATATCTAAAGATAAGCAGTATTTAATTACTGATTTTAGATATATTGATCAAGCGACAGCGCAAGCTCCAGATTATAAAATTGTTAATCGTAAATCTACAATTATTGATGAAGTTAAAGAGTTGTTACATCAAGAAAATTTTGAAAACATAGGATTTGAAGGTCATCAAGTAAGTTACGATACTTATTTAGAATTAAACAAAAGTCGCTTAACGTTAATTAGTATTTCAAATGCTGTAGATAAAATTAGAGATGTAAAAGATAAAGAAGAAATAGCATTGATTCAAAAAGCTGCAGATATTGTTGATGAAACCTATGAATACATACTGACTGTGGCAAAAGCTGGTATGACTGAGAAAGAATTAAAAGCAATTTTAGAGAGTAAAATGCTTGAACTAGGTGCGGATGGACCATCATTTGATACGATTGTTGCATCTGGGCAAAGAGGTGCATTACCTCATGGTGTTGCAAGTGATAAAGTTATTGAAAAAGGTGATATGATAACGTTAGATTTTGGTGCTTATTATAATGGTTATTGCTCAGATATAACAAGAACATTTGCAATTGGAGAGCCGAATCCAAAACTAAAAGAAATTTATCAAATTGTGCTTGAATCTCAAATGAAAGCAATAAATGAAATTAAACCAGGCATGACTGGAGCAGAAGCGGATGCAATTTCTAGAGATTATTTAGATTCAAAAGGTTATGGCAAAGAATTTGGTCATTCATTAGGCCATGGTATTGGACTTGAAATTCATGAAGGTCCAATGTTAGCAAGAACAATTCAAGATAAACTACAAGTAAATAACTGTGTTACAGTAGAACCAGGTGTTTATATCGATGGTTTAGGTGGAATTAGAATAGAAGATGATATTTTAATTACAGAAAATGGGTGTCAAGTCTTTACTAAATGCACAAAAGACCTTATAGTTTTAACATAA
- the efp gene encoding elongation factor P, which yields MISVNDFKTGLTISVDNAIWKVIDFQHVKPGKGSAFVRSKLRNLRTGAIQEKTFRAGEKVEPAMIENRRMQYLYADGDNHVFMDNESFEQTELSSDYLKEELNYLKEGMEVQIQTYEGETIGVELPKTVELTVTETEPGIKGDTATGATKSATVETGYTLNVPLFVNEGDILVINTGDGSYISRG from the coding sequence ATGATTTCGGTTAATGATTTTAAAACAGGTTTAACAATTTCTGTTGATAACGCTATTTGGAAAGTTATTGATTTCCAACATGTAAAGCCTGGTAAAGGTTCAGCATTCGTTCGTTCAAAATTACGTAATTTAAGAACTGGTGCTATTCAAGAGAAAACGTTTAGAGCTGGTGAAAAAGTAGAACCAGCAATGATTGAAAACCGCCGCATGCAATATTTATATGCTGATGGTGATAATCACGTATTTATGGATAATGAAAGTTTCGAACAAACTGAACTTTCAAGTGATTACTTAAAAGAAGAATTGAATTACTTAAAAGAAGGTATGGAAGTACAAATTCAAACATACGAAGGTGAAACAATCGGTGTTGAATTACCTAAAACTGTTGAATTAACTGTAACTGAAACTGAACCAGGTATTAAAGGTGATACTGCAACAGGTGCTACTAAATCTGCAACTGTTGAAACTGGTTATACATTAAATGTGCCTTTATTTGTAAATGAAGGCGACATTTTAGTTATCAATACTGGTGACGGAAGTTACATTTCAAGAGGTTAA
- the xseA gene encoding exodeoxyribonuclease VII large subunit, which produces MSDYLSVSALTKYIKYKFDQDPHLQSVLIKGELSNFKKHSSGHLYFNVKDKESVISAMMFKGSASKLNFEPKEGDEVLLEARVSVFERRGNYQIYVNKMQLDGIGNLYQKLEALKKKLAKEGYFNDSNKKSIPKFPKKIAVLTASTGAAIRDIHSTINSRFPLVEQIQISTLVQGEKAKEDIIEKIEYADSLGVDTIIVGRGGGSIEDLWNFNEEEVVRAIFNCQTPIISAVGHETDFTLSDFVADIRAATPTQAAVIATPDQYELLQQIQQYQFTLTRFIKKYLEQHRKHIEHLSSYYKFKQPSLLYDQQIQRRDDLEKKLKQQVVLTFEQQRNQLKLLQQRFNLRELLRNVNREQQNNVQMTQRLIKVLNSKILTYKNDLKFKVENLNNLSPTNTMLRGYAIVNKENQVITSTKDLNENDQLTLTMKDGSVDAKVTKVRWNND; this is translated from the coding sequence ATGTCAGATTATTTAAGTGTTTCAGCTTTAACGAAATATATTAAATATAAATTTGATCAAGACCCACATCTCCAATCTGTATTGATTAAAGGTGAGCTTTCAAATTTTAAAAAGCATTCAAGTGGTCATTTATACTTTAATGTAAAAGATAAAGAAAGCGTTATAAGTGCCATGATGTTCAAAGGTAGTGCTTCTAAATTAAATTTCGAACCAAAAGAAGGTGACGAGGTTTTATTAGAAGCACGTGTTTCTGTTTTTGAACGTCGTGGCAACTATCAAATTTATGTAAATAAAATGCAATTAGATGGTATTGGTAACTTATATCAAAAATTAGAAGCATTAAAAAAGAAATTAGCCAAAGAAGGCTATTTTAATGACTCAAATAAAAAATCAATTCCTAAGTTTCCTAAAAAAATTGCAGTCTTAACAGCAAGCACTGGCGCAGCTATTCGCGATATTCATTCAACAATTAATAGTCGTTTTCCACTCGTAGAGCAAATACAAATAAGTACTTTAGTTCAAGGTGAAAAAGCAAAAGAAGACATTATTGAAAAAATTGAATATGCTGATAGTTTAGGTGTAGATACGATTATTGTTGGTCGTGGTGGTGGCTCAATTGAAGATTTGTGGAATTTTAATGAAGAAGAAGTTGTCCGTGCAATTTTTAATTGTCAAACACCTATCATTTCAGCTGTAGGACATGAAACGGACTTTACATTAAGTGATTTTGTAGCAGATATCAGAGCGGCAACGCCAACACAAGCTGCTGTAATTGCTACACCAGATCAGTATGAACTATTACAACAAATTCAACAATATCAATTTACGTTAACTCGTTTCATCAAAAAGTATTTAGAGCAGCATCGTAAACATATCGAACATTTATCATCATACTATAAATTTAAACAACCAAGTTTATTGTATGACCAGCAAATTCAGCGTCGAGATGATTTAGAAAAGAAATTAAAACAACAAGTTGTATTAACCTTTGAGCAACAAAGGAATCAATTGAAATTATTACAACAAAGATTTAATTTACGTGAATTATTACGAAATGTTAATCGAGAACAACAAAATAACGTTCAAATGACACAACGACTTATAAAAGTTTTAAATAGTAAAATACTAACTTATAAAAATGACTTGAAATTTAAAGTGGAAAATTTAAATAATTTAAGTCCAACTAATACGATGTTACGTGGTTATGCAATCGTTAATAAAGAAAATCAGGTCATTACAAGTACTAAAGATTTAAATGAAAATGATCAATTAACATTAACGATGAAAGATGGTTCAGTAGACGCAAAAGTTACGAAAGTTAGGTGGAATAATGACTAA
- the accB gene encoding acetyl-CoA carboxylase biotin carboxyl carrier protein: MNFKEIKELIEILDKSTLTEINIEDTKGKVTLKKEKETEIITPQISQMPVETAVMPAPQVQATDNNKAEAPKAASDNHKTINAPMVGTFYKSPSPDEEAYVQVGDTVSNETTVCILEAMKLFNEIQAEISGEIVEILVEDGQMVEYGQPLFKVK, encoded by the coding sequence ATGAACTTTAAAGAAATTAAAGAATTAATCGAAATTCTGGATAAATCAACTTTAACGGAAATCAATATTGAAGATACAAAAGGCAAAGTTACTCTGAAAAAAGAAAAAGAGACTGAGATAATCACGCCACAAATCTCACAAATGCCAGTTGAGACTGCGGTGATGCCTGCACCACAAGTTCAAGCAACTGATAACAACAAAGCTGAAGCGCCAAAAGCTGCATCAGATAATCACAAAACAATTAATGCACCAATGGTAGGTACATTCTACAAATCTCCATCTCCAGACGAAGAAGCATATGTACAAGTTGGAGATACTGTATCTAATGAAACAACAGTATGTATATTAGAAGCTATGAAGTTATTTAATGAAATTCAAGCAGAAATTTCAGGTGAAATTGTTGAAATCTTAGTTGAAGACGGACAAATGGTAGAGTATGGCCAACCGTTATTTAAGGTGAAATAA
- a CDS encoding Asp23/Gls24 family envelope stress response protein yields MVKVTDYSNSKLGKVEIAPEVLSVIASIATSEVEGITGHFAELKETNLEKVSRKNLSRDLKIESKEDGIYIDVYCALKHGVNISKTANKIQTSIFNSISNMTAIEPKQINIHITQIVIEK; encoded by the coding sequence ATGGTCAAAGTAACAGATTATTCAAATTCAAAGTTAGGTAAAGTAGAAATAGCACCAGAAGTGTTATCTGTTATTGCAAGTATAGCCACTTCAGAAGTAGAGGGTATTACTGGTCATTTTGCTGAATTAAAAGAAACAAATTTAGAAAAAGTTAGTCGTAAAAATTTAAGCCGTGATTTAAAAATCGAGAGTAAAGAAGATGGCATTTATATTGATGTTTATTGTGCCTTAAAACATGGTGTTAATATTTCAAAAACTGCAAATAAAATTCAAACGTCAATTTTTAATTCAATTTCTAATATGACAGCGATAGAACCGAAACAAATCAATATTCACATTACACAAATCGTTATTGAAAAGTAA
- a CDS encoding lipoate--protein ligase family protein, whose product MTETWNFINTGSKDPYFNMAMDEALLNFVSRGEIDPVIRFYTWNPATLSIGYFQRLQKEIDIDKVKEKGFGLVRRQTGGRGVLHDKELTYSVIVPESHPNMPSTVTEAYRVISQGLLEGFKNLGFETYFAVPKTPEERQKLKQPRSSVCFDAPSWYELVVEGRKIAGSAQTRQKGVILQHGSILQDIDIDELFDMFIYKNDRLKAKMKEAFVEKAVAINDISDKHITINQMETAFEEGFKKGLNIELKPLELTESQLAEINELTEKYRSDEWTYRK is encoded by the coding sequence ATGACTGAAACTTGGAATTTTATAAATACGGGAAGTAAAGATCCATATTTTAATATGGCAATGGATGAAGCGTTATTAAATTTTGTCTCAAGAGGTGAAATTGATCCAGTCATCCGCTTTTATACTTGGAATCCAGCGACATTATCAATCGGATATTTTCAAAGATTACAAAAGGAAATTGACATTGATAAAGTTAAAGAGAAGGGTTTCGGTCTCGTAAGGCGCCAAACTGGTGGTCGTGGGGTGCTTCATGATAAAGAGTTAACATATAGTGTTATAGTTCCTGAATCACATCCTAATATGCCATCAACTGTAACAGAAGCATATAGAGTAATTTCACAAGGATTGTTAGAAGGATTCAAAAATCTTGGCTTTGAAACGTATTTTGCTGTACCTAAAACGCCAGAAGAACGTCAAAAGTTAAAGCAACCTCGAAGTTCAGTTTGTTTTGATGCGCCCAGTTGGTATGAATTAGTTGTAGAAGGACGCAAAATTGCAGGTAGTGCCCAAACCAGACAAAAAGGCGTTATTTTACAGCACGGTTCAATTTTACAAGATATTGATATTGATGAGTTATTTGATATGTTTATTTATAAAAATGATAGATTGAAAGCAAAAATGAAAGAAGCTTTCGTAGAAAAAGCAGTCGCTATTAATGATATTTCAGATAAACATATTACGATAAATCAAATGGAAACAGCATTTGAGGAAGGATTTAAAAAAGGTTTGAATATTGAATTAAAACCACTTGAATTAACAGAATCACAATTAGCAGAAATAAATGAACTCACTGAAAAATATCGTTCAGATGAATGGACGTATAGAAAGTAG